In Drosophila simulans strain w501 chromosome 3R, Prin_Dsim_3.1, whole genome shotgun sequence, a single window of DNA contains:
- the LOC6727261 gene encoding uncharacterized protein LOC6727261 isoform X1 translates to MNRTSLSSGSTSRRLPALLFVLLLCLVARTNGRPSTEDESDLAIIPPDADNVEIHKVKIVNGVMQEDHPVIMYKEDFVSEDYDPTKSETNPSHHKKHKRTRLHHAKQVTDTQKKEDQILFDILPDKPIVLEEDLKALPHSKVEAAQLAEPIKEEWLAKHPKKYHSRQRRQAHGSYEKVLQYYYGTPEIKFVSPLTYTHFRISVKGKKPHLVGPPNRRNQGQENIPTPDSVGSRGEFDLEHNSNQADADFSIYNRSSTTTPGPVFQVNDSDFVTSAPSAPSAQSAPSWRPPNGLLRPPPTRAPVVGLPTLRPNQRPPPQTAGVDSEPKVSRCVWAIVNCCTGESKKVRYNCFEEFGCHGAFWDINPCADEGVKQAELVPLVGFSPPVPAPSMPGRRPSSRKDAFQFPKDIGYQENSKCQRASKLCCSQRNIESLFECFHHHGCTENLANIISTCS, encoded by the exons ATGAATCGAACTTCGCTGTCCAGTGGCAGCACCAGCCGCAGACTTCCGGCTCTCTTGTTTGTCCTGCTGCTCTGCCTGGTGGCCAGGACCAACGGTCGTCCTTCGACAGAGGACGAGAGCGACTTGGCCATCATTCCGCCGGATGCCGACAATGTGGAG ATCCATAAGGTTAAAATAGTGAATGGTGTCATGCAGGAGGATCATCCGGTTATCATGTACAAGGAGGACTTCGTCAGCGAGGATTATG ATccaacaaaaagcgaaaccaATCCTAGTCACCACAAGAAGCATAAGCGGACGCGGCTCCATCATGCCAAGCAAGTAACAGATACACAAAAGAAGGAGGACCAGATCCTTTTCGACATTCTGCCCGACAAGCCTATCGTCCTGGAAGAGGACCTCAAGGCTCTCCCGCACAGCAAAGTTGAGGCAGCCCAACTGGCGGAACCCATCAAGGAAGAGTGGCTGGCCAAGCATCCCAAGAAGTACCACAGTCGCCAGCGACGACAGGCCCATGGAAGCTATGAGAAGGTCCTGCAGTACTACTATGGCACTCCGGAAATAAAATTTGTGTCCCCCTTAACCTACACGCA TTTTCGCATTTCAGTGAAGGGTAAGAAACCTCATCTGGTGGGGCCTCCGAATCGTAGGAATCAGGGCCAAGAGAATATCCCAACACCAGACTCAGTCGGTTCTAGAGGAGAATTTGATTTAGAACACAATTCAAATCAAGCGGATGCGGATTTCTCGATCTACAACCGTTCATCTACTACTACTCCCGGGCCAGTCTTTCAAGTCAATGATAGCGACTTTG TGACCTCGGCACCATCGGCACCCTCGGCACAATCGGCACCATCGTGGCGTCCGCCGAACGGCCTCCTCCGGCCGCCCCCCACCCGGGCTCCCGTTGTGGGACTGCCCACCCTGCGGCCCAATCAAAGGCCGCCCCCACAGACAGCTGGGGTCGATAGTGAGCCCAAGGTCAGCAGGTGTGTGTGGGCGATCGTCAACTGCTGCACGGGCGAGAGCAAGAAGGTGCGGTACAACTGCTTCGAGGAGTTCGGATGCCATGGAGCCTTCTGGGACATCAATCCGTGTGCCGATGAGGGCGTGAAGCAAG CTGAACTCGTGCCCCTAGTCGGATTCTCACCGCCCGTGCCTGCTCCATCCATGCCAGGCCGTCGTCCGTCCTCCAGGAAAG ATGCCTTCCAGTTTCCCAAGGACATCGGCTACCAGGAAAACAGCAAGTGCCAGCGCGCCTCGAAGCTCTGCTGCTCCCAGAGAAATATTGAATCCCTGTTCGAATGTTTCCACCACCACGGCTGCACCGAGAACCTCGCCAACATTATCTCCACCTGCTCCTAG
- the LOC6727261 gene encoding uncharacterized protein LOC6727261 isoform X2, with product MNRTSLSSGSTSRRLPALLFVLLLCLVARTNGRPSTEDESDLAIIPPDADNVEIHKVKIVNGVMQEDHPVIMYKEDFVSEDYDPTKSETNPSHHKKHKRTRLHHAKQVTDTQKKEDQILFDILPDKPIVLEEDLKALPHSKVEAAQLAEPIKEEWLAKHPKKYHSRQRRQAHGSYEKVLQYYYGTPEIKFVSPLTYTHFRISVKGKKPHLVGPPNRRNQGQENIPTPDSVGSRGEFDLEHNSNQADADFSIYNRSSTTTPGPVFQVNDSDFAELVPLVGFSPPVPAPSMPGRRPSSRKDAFQFPKDIGYQENSKCQRASKLCCSQRNIESLFECFHHHGCTENLANIISTCS from the exons ATGAATCGAACTTCGCTGTCCAGTGGCAGCACCAGCCGCAGACTTCCGGCTCTCTTGTTTGTCCTGCTGCTCTGCCTGGTGGCCAGGACCAACGGTCGTCCTTCGACAGAGGACGAGAGCGACTTGGCCATCATTCCGCCGGATGCCGACAATGTGGAG ATCCATAAGGTTAAAATAGTGAATGGTGTCATGCAGGAGGATCATCCGGTTATCATGTACAAGGAGGACTTCGTCAGCGAGGATTATG ATccaacaaaaagcgaaaccaATCCTAGTCACCACAAGAAGCATAAGCGGACGCGGCTCCATCATGCCAAGCAAGTAACAGATACACAAAAGAAGGAGGACCAGATCCTTTTCGACATTCTGCCCGACAAGCCTATCGTCCTGGAAGAGGACCTCAAGGCTCTCCCGCACAGCAAAGTTGAGGCAGCCCAACTGGCGGAACCCATCAAGGAAGAGTGGCTGGCCAAGCATCCCAAGAAGTACCACAGTCGCCAGCGACGACAGGCCCATGGAAGCTATGAGAAGGTCCTGCAGTACTACTATGGCACTCCGGAAATAAAATTTGTGTCCCCCTTAACCTACACGCA TTTTCGCATTTCAGTGAAGGGTAAGAAACCTCATCTGGTGGGGCCTCCGAATCGTAGGAATCAGGGCCAAGAGAATATCCCAACACCAGACTCAGTCGGTTCTAGAGGAGAATTTGATTTAGAACACAATTCAAATCAAGCGGATGCGGATTTCTCGATCTACAACCGTTCATCTACTACTACTCCCGGGCCAGTCTTTCAAGTCAATGATAGCGACTTTG CTGAACTCGTGCCCCTAGTCGGATTCTCACCGCCCGTGCCTGCTCCATCCATGCCAGGCCGTCGTCCGTCCTCCAGGAAAG ATGCCTTCCAGTTTCCCAAGGACATCGGCTACCAGGAAAACAGCAAGTGCCAGCGCGCCTCGAAGCTCTGCTGCTCCCAGAGAAATATTGAATCCCTGTTCGAATGTTTCCACCACCACGGCTGCACCGAGAACCTCGCCAACATTATCTCCACCTGCTCCTAG